The DNA segment GCTTTATTAGAGCGAGAACGCCCGCGGGTTTGAACATACTCCATCACTTTATTGTTGTGCTTGCGGTACATCGCCATCATAGGACGACACAGCCCCATCACGCGCCCGCCCAGCTCCAGCGACATAAAGTGCACGCCAATCACCATCACGCCGCGGTTTTCCGCTAGGGCCGCATTGAGGTTCTCAATCCCGCTCACATCAAACCACTTCTTGATACGCGCATCAGACCAAAACCATGCCATACCGGTTTCTAACAGCCCGATACCTAAAGACGTAAAATTATCCGTTACGCGAGCATCTAGCTCTTCAGGTGACAAATCAGGGAAGCACAGCTCGAGGTTACGTCGTGCAATTGTGACACGGCGTTTCAGGAAACGTTTGGAGATACGGCCCATCGCTCCGCCAAGACGGCGAATGACAGGGTAAGGTAATTGGACCAATAAATATAACAAGCCTAAACCGAACCACAGCGACCAATGGCGCGGGTGCAGTAAGCTTGTTGAAAAACCTGAGTGTTTCACAATAGACCTTCTTTCTTTATACATAGCAGTTTGCGTATCGCATAAAGAAGAATTTATCTATAGCGGTACATATAGTCTTTGACTCACTGCGTTTGATTAAGTTGCAGCAAAAATAAAACTTAATGAATTTTATTTTATTCGCACAGCAGATTTATCTTATCTGTCTTAATTTTCAGAATGATACTAGATTTACAAATATTAACGTTGAGAATACATAACCAGACAAAATAAAACGGGCCCTGAATAAACAGGACCCGTTCTAATTAAATGATTACCGGTTTAGCAATTTATGGTTGCCCAAAATCGCAAACTCTGGTGGTCACTTAAAAGCAATATTACAGAGCTACAACGTTAGCTGCTGAAGGACCTTTCTGGCCGTTTTCAACAGTGAACTCAACACGCTGGCCTTCGTCCAGAGTTTTGAATGCGGTGCTCTGGATTGCAGAGAAGTGAACGAAGATGTCTTTGCTGCCGTTGTCTGGAGTGATGAAGCCGAAACCTTTACCAGCGTCAAACCATTTTACTAAGCCAGTCATTTTATCAGACATGATATTTCCTAATATATTTAAAGTAGAGTCGCCGCTCTCGGGCGAAAAAGGTCTGTTCTATCAGAGGACGTACGGGAGCACTAAAGAAGGAAATTCATGAGCGAAGTGATACACATCGCTAAACAAAGAACTGCTTTACTAAAATGTCTTTCATACTGGTTCTGCATTACAAACCGAGAGCATTAACTCATGTTTGGTAGTTTTACGCAAGCACTATCACGAGACAATCTCGAGAATTTTCTCAAAAGAGAAAAAAGACAATAAAATCAAAGAAACAAAACCGCGTTTTTTTATTGAAAAATAATCATAACAATAGAAATAATTTCTGATGTGAGCATGTAGCAAAAAACAATCTGCTCTATTACGTAATCATCCTCAATCGCGATTAGGTGTCTCTAACAAGCAAAATGCATGCTGAGATCTTCAGCATGCATTCATTAGGTGACTTATTTTAAGAGCATAAATAGCTTTAATTATAAGATTCGATCAGCGCTATGTTTTCTTGGCTAAGCATTTTTTTATCGGAACGCATTATGCCCAGTGCGATATCAAATAAGCACAGCATAAACGGAAGTTCGTAAAGTTCCTCAAGTAAATCCTGATAATGACTATCTCTAATAAATATCGGTGCGAATAATCGATGATGTTCAATCGTATCTGAAATAAGAAAACACACCACCATCAATAATACGCTCCACAGTGGTATACTTTGATGTTTTATTCTTTCTACAATCTCTTTACGTAATGCAGGTAATAATAGCATTAATATTAAGGTACCAATTAAAATAACGGAAATTATTCTAAAATAAATTTTAGGTGTTTCGGGGAAAAAATCTCGGCCCCAGCTAATCCCACGACCAAACAACACGACCCACCATACTGTTGCCCAGCACCAGAAAGCCTTTGGACGTGGGGCAAGCGTTAAAGGCTTCATATAGAACCATGTAAAGATCGCCCCAAAAAGCAACCAGGCTGATTGTACATCTTCAATAACCTGCACCACCACACCGTGAGCTAAGGGAAGTTTAAACAACGCTAGGAAAGGAAAAGTGACGGCAATGATAGCGAGAACTGCCGTAGCAGGAGAAAGTGTTTTATTTATATTCATAGGAATATTCATGGCATATTAAGATCTATTTATTGTGCAGTCCTATCAATTTAACAATGCTTTGTCAGTGATATTTTTCAATTTGTGCTTAGGCATATATATTGACCAAGAAACATTATTTTTATTTATCGCAGTAAAAATTCAGCACAAATTGCTTATCTAAAATATGTCCAATAAACAACTCACTGAACCAATGCAGTTGATATTTTAGACATAGGAATAAAAATACGCACTTTATGTAAAGAATAAAATAAGTTCTTTTAACGCGACAATATATAGAGATTTTGATCTATTCCTCGCTCTCGCTTTGGCACAAAGCCGCATCACCTAATGCAATTAATTCATCCAGTAAACTCGTTAGTTGAACCATCTTCTCCGTTGAAAATGCCCTCTCAATCGCCTGATATCCTTCTTCAACCTGAGAACGCGCTTTCTCATAAAGGCTTTTGCCTTCAGGAGTGAGTGAAACATACAGTTTGCGCTGATCGCTTATCGGCTTTAAACGAAGAATAAGACCATCCCTTTCCATACGCGTCAAAATGCCGGTCAAGCTCGGGCGAACAATGCAGGTTTTACAAGAAAGCTCATGAAAATCAATTGAATTATCGACTGCTAACACTCGAATA comes from the Hafnia alvei genome and includes:
- the lpxP gene encoding kdo(2)-lipid IV(A) palmitoleoyltransferase; the encoded protein is MKHSGFSTSLLHPRHWSLWFGLGLLYLLVQLPYPVIRRLGGAMGRISKRFLKRRVTIARRNLELCFPDLSPEELDARVTDNFTSLGIGLLETGMAWFWSDARIKKWFDVSGIENLNAALAENRGVMVIGVHFMSLELGGRVMGLCRPMMAMYRKHNNKVMEYVQTRGRSRSNKAMIDRRNLRGMVHALKAGEAVWFAPDQDFGPKGSSFAPFFAVKKAATTNGTFTIAKLAKPILLTTVLIRKPDGSGYHLIIQPGLKDYPYDNEQAAAEFINSVIEKEILRAPEQYLWLHRRFKTRPVGDTSLYA
- the cspA gene encoding RNA chaperone/antiterminator CspA, with the protein product MSDKMTGLVKWFDAGKGFGFITPDNGSKDIFVHFSAIQSTAFKTLDEGQRVEFTVENGQKGPSAANVVAL
- the hpaR gene encoding homoprotocatechuate degradation operon regulator HpaR, which encodes MHESLTIALLQARETAMGFFRPILKSHNLTEQQWRIIRVLAVDNSIDFHELSCKTCIVRPSLTGILTRMERDGLILRLKPISDQRKLYVSLTPEGKSLYEKARSQVEEGYQAIERAFSTEKMVQLTSLLDELIALGDAALCQSESEE